One genomic region from Gadus morhua chromosome 9, gadMor3.0, whole genome shotgun sequence encodes:
- the nfat5a gene encoding nuclear factor of activated T-cells 5a isoform X3: MGAPCSGPSTAAPAPASEHLKAPQHLHPPGGGDGSGADVFGGAEGPQGSCGSGGASGAAGEPGAGPLPPPPPPHQNTPSKRRPVLSISPPPEDLLDDSQMSSQEEAGGAAGPGGPDSEHSSSMWADDSASNFSLVSSSSYNDNTEVPRKSRKRTPRQRPGPKPALPEDSMDVFDADSAMAPHFVLSQLGSDKAGPKASSLETVSLVKGGLLSGQYPPKMDGKELKILVQPETQHRARYLTEGSRGSVKDRTQQSFPQVKLDGVSEPVVLQVFVASDTGRVKPHGFYQACKVTGRNTTACKETEIEGTTVIEIPLEPSGDMTLAVDCVGILKLRNADVEARIGVAGSKKKSTRARLAFRVNIPQADGSVLTLQTPSSPILCTQPAGVPEILKKSLHSSSATGGQEVFIIGKNFLKGTKVIFQENISDDTSWKAEAKIDMDLFHQNHLIVTVPPYHNLSITSPTTVGIFIMTNAGRSHDAQTFTYTPESVDSKKLLAIKTEGTLKANACLFEGHLKSMTPEQTETSGQPPKPQEITPMEVTSNPTQTDVFKQASTETLISAQKNLELSSSSLPSVESFPGPRPLQPEDVELPQAPPVFSSLEPLGGIQKQDVSPTASYPVSADTTLPPVPPEVPQQFLRDPQESVSPEAPAAAHGVVVVALPQMPPPSQPQPQQASLFPQEGVAQLERAVMELQAEGGSSLQQVFEAAVAQQQLNSVLYSPTPSAESLQQHVQENMNSLCLGNTENPLATQQHLEIQQQQRQHQQQQQQQMQFQQQQQHQQQLQQQQQMIGNLQIQQQLLLQPQDQLQQQQIIENMQQQQQVLGNIQLQEQQQQQNQILSNLQQQHQLQQEQQNQALGGLQHQQQNQALNGLQQQQQNHPLGSLQPNQALGVLQQHQALNSLQHQHQQTHSLSSLQQHHQQQNQALGALQQQQNQALNVLQQQQQNQALNALQQQQQQQQNQVLSSIQQQQQNQVLSSIQQQQQKQVLNIIQQQQQQNQALSSLQQQQNQALQQQQLQEQQDLEIYKNQFQPQIHCPQPLASSQAPQSVSLLQQAGELLTIQTSFPQPPPAHTSPPHQLFQSPGPLPESQSPQQQVQAALLPSALAVLTGVGLSPERQSPGSTLFLSASPQQPPQQQTGLAFLSSMETSASEPQSIGLFPNPQQQSMPMEQQQPQQVVPGGPQGSLFQVLPGQAAPLPQSQPQSTGLLLCTTDLSPQAIPPALLFSTQSPDAPALGGLGVRVGMPQQQDAAEPMSFQDQSSLGGGGGPSSGGARRRGLYQEQQPMQVAPCPGGVPGGQTVELFLPQASISGLPSSMDTRELRTQATASGATIFVVQGGVGVVGAPGQQPADHFFQSSVGGNAPAQGQPKVFVFGIQNDPSQLLSPSGPGLAAQSQPQNLQPLLDAPMAQTASSRQAPMHSGLVGPLQTNLQEQMASAMQTGTQSALQSSLQALETTLPTPMQTGLGTQLQGGLQNSLPASANMEKIEDLLDSLQKQL; encoded by the exons ATGGGAGCCCCCTGCTCCGGCccctccaccgccgcccccgccccggcCTCGGAACACCTCAAGGCcccccagcacctccacccccccggcGGTGGGGATGGCTCCGGGGCGGACGTGTTTGGCGGCGCGGAGGGGCCCCAGGGGAGCTGCGGGTCGGGCGGCGCAAGCGGGGCAGCCGGGGAGCCGGGGGCGggcccgctgccgccgccgccgccgccgcaccaGAACACGCCGTCCAAGCGGCGGCCCGTGCTGAGCATCTCCCCGCCGCCCGAGGACCTGCTGGACGACAGCCAGATGTCCAgccaggaggaggcggggggcgccgcggggccgggggggcccgACTCGGAGCACAGCAGCAGCATGTGGGCCGACGACTCGGCCTCCAACTTCAGCCTGGTCAGCTCCAGCTCGTACAACGACAACACGGAGGTCCCCCGCAAGTCCAGGAAGCGCACCCCCCGCCAGCGGCCCGGGCCCAAGCCCGCGCTCCCCGAGGACAGCATGGACGTGTTCGACGCCGACAGCGCCATGGCCCCGCACTTTGTCCTCTCCCAGCTGGGCTCCGACAAGGCCGGCCCCAAGGCCAG CTCTCTGGAAACGGTCTCTCTGGTGAAGGGGGGTCTCCTGTCAGGTCAGTACCCCCCCAAGATGGACGGCAAGGAGCTGAAGATCCTGGTGCAGCCGGAGACGCAGCACAGAGCTCGCTATCTGACCGAGGGCAGCCGGGGCTCTGTCAAAGACCGCACGCAGCAGAGCTTCCCCCAAGTCAAG TTGGACGGCGTGAGCGAGCCGGTGGTGCTGCAGGTGTTTGTGGCCAGCGACACCGGGAGAGTGAAGCCCCACGGGTTCTACCAGGCCTGCAAGGTGACGGGACGCAACACCACGGCCTGCAAGGAGACGGAGATCGAGGGGACCACGGTCATAGAGATCCCCTTGGAGCCCAGCGGGGACATGACGCTCGC AGTGGACTGCGTGGGGATCCTGAAGCTACGCAACGCAGACGTCGAGGCCCGTATCGGCGTGGCCGGCTCCAAGAAGAAGAGCACCCGGGCCCGGCTGGCCTTCAGGGTCAACATCCCCCAGGCCGACGGCTCGGTTCTGACGCTACAGACGCCCTCCTCGCCCATCCTCTGCA CCCAGCCAGCTGGTGTCCCAGAGATCCTGAAGAAAAGCCTCCATAGCAGCTCTGCgacaggaggacaggaagtCTTCATCATTGGGAAGAACTTCCTCAAAGGAACCAAAGTCATTTTCCAGGAAAACATTTCAG ATGATACATCGTGGAAAGCCGAAGCTAAGATTGACATGGACCTCTTCCATCAG AATCATTTGATTGTGACGGTCCCTCCGTACCACAACCTGTCCATCACCTCTCCCACCACCGTGGGGATCTTCATCATGACCAACGCGGGTCGTTCCCACGACGCCCAGACGTTCACCTACACTCCAGAGTCTG TGGATAGCAAAAAGCTTCTGGCAATCAAAACAGAGGGGACTTTGAAGGCCAACGCATGTCTGTTCGAAGGACATCTCAAATCGATGACACCTGAACAGACAGAAACTTCTGGGCAACCTCCGAAACCCCAGGAGATCACACCGATGGAAGTCACAAGCAACCCCACTCAGACTGACGTGTTCAAG CAGGCGTCCACTGAAACCCTGATCTCAGCGCAGAAGAACCTAGAGCTCAGTTCCAGCTCCCTCCCCTCGGTGGAGTCTTTCCCCGGCCCGAGGCCCCTGCAGCCGGAGGACGTGGAGCTCCCCCAGGCCCCGCCGGTGTTCTCCAGCCTGGAGCCGCTCGGCGGTATACAGAAGCAAGACGTCTCCCCCACGGCCTCCTACCCCGTGTCGGCAGACACCACCCTCCCTCCCGTACCCCCGGAGGTGCCGCAGCAGTTTCTCCGAGACCCCCAGGAGAGCGTCTCTCCAGAGGCCCCGGCCGCCGCCCACGGGGTCGTCGTCGTGGCCCTTCCCCAGATGCCGCCGCCCTctcagccccagccccagcaggCGTCCCTCTTCCCCCAGGAAGGCGTGGCCCAGCTGGAGAGGGCCGTCATGGAGCTGCAGGCGGAGGGCGGCAGCTCTCTCCAGCAGGTGTTCGAGGCCGCCGTGGCCCAGCAGCAGCTGAACTCGGTGCTGTACAGCCCAACGCCGTCGGCGGAGTCTCTGCAGCAACACGTCCAGGAGAACATGAACAGCCTCTGTCTCGGTAACACGGAAAACCCCCTCGCAACGCAGCAGCACCTAGagatacagcagcagcagcgacagcatcagcagcagcagcagcagcaaatgCAGtttcaacagcagcagcagcatcaacaacaactgcaacaacaacaacaaatgattGGCAATCTGCAGATTCAGCAGCAGCTGCTGTTGCAGCCCCAGGACCagttgcagcagcagcagatcatCGAGAAcatgcaacagcagcagcaagtcCTCGGCAACATACAactccaggagcagcagcagcaacaaaacCAAATACTGAGCAacttgcagcagcagcatcaactgCAGCAAGAGCAACAGAACCAAGCCCTGGGCGGTCTACAGCATCAGCAACAGAACCAGGCTCTGAATGGtcttcaacagcagcagcagaaccatCCCCTGGGCAGTCTACAACCCAACCAAGCTTTGGGTGTGCTGCAACAGCACCAGGCGTTGAACAGTCTCCAGCACCAACATCAACAGACCCACTCCCTGAGCAGTCTGCAGCAGCACCATCAACAACAGAACCAGGCTCTGGGCGCCCTGCAGCAACAACAGAACCAAGCTCTGAATGTGctgcaacagcagcaacagaaCCAAGCCCTGAACGCgctgcagcagcaacagcagcagcaacagaacCAAGTTCTGAGCAGcatacagcagcagcaacagaacCAAGTTCTGAGCAGcatacagcagcagcaacagaaaCAAGTCCTGAACAtcatacagcagcagcagcaacagaacCAAGCGCTGAgctccctgcagcagcagcagaaccaggccctgcagcagcagcagctgcaggagcAGCAGGACCTGGAGATCTACAAGAATCAGTTCCAGCCCCAGATCCACTGCCCGCAGCCGCTGGCCTCGTCCCAGGCGCCGCAGTCGGTGTCCCTGCTGCAGCAGGCCGGCGAGCTGCTCACCATCCAGACCAGCTTCCCCCAGCCGCCGCCGGCCCACACGTCGCCCCCGCACCAGCTCTTCCAGTCCCCCGGCCCCCTCCCCGAGAGCCAGAGCCCccagcagcaggtccaggcCGCCCTGCTCCCCAGCGCCCTGGCCGTCCTGACGGGCGTCGGCCTCAGCCCCGAGCGGCAGTCCCCCGGCTCCACGCTCTTCCTGTCCGCCAgcccccagcagcccccccagcagcagacGGGCCTGGCCTTCCTGTCCTCCATGGAGACGTCTGCCAGCGAGCCGCAGTCCATCGGCCTGTTCCCGAACCCCCAGCAGCAGAGCATGCccatggagcagcagcagccgcagcaggtgGTCCCGGGCGGCCCGCAGGGCTCCCTGTTCCAGGTCCTCCCCGGCCaggccgcccccctcccccagagtcAGCCTCAGTCCACCGGCCTGCTGCTGTGCACCACCGACCTCAGCCCCCAGGCCATCCCCCCGGCGCTGCTCTTCAGCACCCAGAGCCCGGACGCCCCCGCCCTGGGGGGCTTGGGGGTCCGGGTCGGGATGCCCCAGCAGCAGGACGCGGCGGAGCCCATGTCCTTCCAGGACCAGAGCTccctcggcggcggcggcggcccttCGTCAGGCGGCGCCCGGCGAAGGGGCCTCTACCAGGAGCAGCAGCCCATGCAGGTGGCGCCCTGCCCGGGCGGGGTCCCCGGGGGCCAGACCGTGGAGCTGTTCCTGCCTCAGGCGTCCATCTCCGGCCTGCCGAGCTCCATGGACACCCGGGAGCTGAGGACGCAGGCCACGGCGTCCGGCGCCACCATCTTCGTGGTCCagggcggggtgggggtggtgggcgCGCCCGGGCAGCAGCCGGCCGATCACTTCTTCCAGTCGTCGGTGGGCGGGAACGCGCCGGCCCAGGGCCAGCCCAAGGTCTTTGTGTTCGGGATCCAGAACG